Genomic DNA from Candidatus Thorarchaeota archaeon:
AGGAGGGAGGAACACACCATACGCGGGCATGATTTCTTCTCAAAGGCAAAGATTACGCCATTTGAGGGACGCCGGGTGCTGGGAAAGGTAGTCAGGACAATCGTCGGAGGCCATACGGTATACGACAATGGCAGGTTCGTTGTTGGAAGGGGAGTGGTCGGAAGTGTTCCTGTACGAAAGTATTAACCGAAGAGAACGCCAGTAATTGGTAGGGAGAATCACAAATGGCCTATGTCTACTCAGATGAAGAAGGAGTGTTCCTAGTCCGATTGGCTCGGAAGACAGTGGACCAATACGTCAGTGAGCGAACCAAGCCCAGCCTTCCAACCCCACCTTCCCAGAAACTACTTCAGAACTCAGGTGTCTTCGTCACACTGAACTCGATAGTCGGAGACCATGTCAGTCTCAGAGGATGTATAGGCCGACCATATCCCAGTCAACGCCTGATTGATGCCACAGTCGATTCTGCAGTGGATGCAGCAGTGAATGACCCCCGGTTTGAACCCGTCAGTCCCCGTGAACTCGGCTCAATCCTTATCGAACTCAGCGTGCTGACCGAACCAAAGAGAATCAGCTACAGACAACCATCAGAACTGCTTGACCTTGTGAAGGTGGGTAGAGATGGCCTCATCGTCACAAGAGGAATGTGGCGGGGCCTCCTACTCCCACAGGTGCCTGTTGAGTGGAACTGGGACGTCAAGGAGTTCCTTGAGCACACCTGTAACAAGGCCGGGCTTCCAGCTGATGCATGGCGCGACCCCAAGACAGAGTTCATGTCATTCCAAGCTGAGATATTTGGAGAAGTCACGCCCCGTGGAGATGTGGTGAGAAATCCAACCCATCCGAGGACTTGTTAGGAGGCGGAAGAGTGACCGGACTCCCTCCCGAAGCAGTCGAAGCGCTCAGGAGGTACCTCGATGAGGACATTCGCTCAGGAGACATCACCGCATCTGTTCTGGGTCCGTTGGATGCGCCAGCTGTCGCTACTGTCTTCGCCAAAAGCAGGAGCATCCTCGCTGGTCTTGAAGAGGCGAAAGCAATCGCTGAGATCACTGGCCTGACTCATGAGGCCCTGGTGTTCGAAGGCAACTGGGTGAATACCGGCCAAGCTGTGCTCAGAGCTAGAGGACCTGCAAAGACACTTCTGGCTGTTGAGAGGGTGATCCTGAACATCATGATGCGGATGAGCGGTATAGCCACCAAGACCTACTTGATGCTTGAAAAAGCACGGCGATTCAACCCGAGCATACGGGTGGCCGCGACCAGGAAGACCACGCCGGGCTTCAGATTCTTTGAGAAGCGTGCTGTAACGGTGGGCGGCGGAGACCCGCACAGGTATGCGCTGGATGACATGGTGCTAATCAAGAATAACCACCTAGCACTCGTGGGAGGTGTGGCCAGAGC
This window encodes:
- a CDS encoding TIGR00296 family protein, with translation MAYVYSDEEGVFLVRLARKTVDQYVSERTKPSLPTPPSQKLLQNSGVFVTLNSIVGDHVSLRGCIGRPYPSQRLIDATVDSAVDAAVNDPRFEPVSPRELGSILIELSVLTEPKRISYRQPSELLDLVKVGRDGLIVTRGMWRGLLLPQVPVEWNWDVKEFLEHTCNKAGLPADAWRDPKTEFMSFQAEIFGEVTPRGDVVRNPTHPRTC
- the nadC gene encoding carboxylating nicotinate-nucleotide diphosphorylase, whose product is MTGLPPEAVEALRRYLDEDIRSGDITASVLGPLDAPAVATVFAKSRSILAGLEEAKAIAEITGLTHEALVFEGNWVNTGQAVLRARGPAKTLLAVERVILNIMMRMSGIATKTYLMLEKARRFNPSIRVAATRKTTPGFRFFEKRAVTVGGGDPHRYALDDMVLIKNNHLALVGGVARAVRIARERVSFSKKVSCEVRSLQEAMEAVDSGADVILLDNFTPNTARAVVDTLKQRGLRDRVVLEASGGINDGNVTEFAQSGVDVLSSGALTHSYESADFNMLISMP